The Penicillium digitatum chromosome 6, complete sequence genome contains the following window.
CCTCAGCAACCCTGTGCAGCGCCCATGAGATCAGAAGGTATGTGGTCCTTTTAAATCTGACTAGTACTTACCCTGCAAATGAGAATCTGTGAAATCTAACTTGCATGCAAAATCGCGTTCACATCTCCATAATGTACTCACTACGAATAGATTCCTGGATCGACGTGTCCTCGCCGCcgtcctcttcttccttctcctcTACTGCTACGAATGAAGATATAATCACCACTGGCTTACAGGTAGAGTATGGAGAAGCGGGCGCATATCGGCGTCGCACTCGGCGACGCTGTCTACAACATCTTGCTGCTATCACCACAGCCCAGTTGGACTATGCATCGCGGGATGCTAGCCAAGCCAGTAGCAGTCAAGAGGAATACGAGGAAAGTGAAAGCGAGTCTGATCACGTCCTCAGCAGCTCAAATGAAGATGTAATCCGCCCAAAGCTCCCGGCTGCATTATCTGCGCGCTCTGCACCGTTATCATCATGTTCAGACGCTGCCTCcagcgatgatgaagatgatacTTCTACTGCGCTAGGGATGGGAATCAGCCCATCTCCTTTCGTACCTCAACCAAATATATTCACACACCCACCAGCCACATCAGAACCTGGATGGCCTGCACGGCGTCTTCAACCCAGCGTCCCGTCAACCTCTACCCGCCGCGCAACCTCTCGAAGAGAATCTTACAATAGCCCAAGATCATCGCAGAGAACCCATTTTAACCACAGTCCTTACAATATGGTCTCACCTTCCCACCATGCCGACCACGATGCTGCCCTTCGCGCCAGCTTATCAACACTTCTTTCATGTGCAGCTGCCGCTAGAGGCCTCCCGAAGAACGACAATCGACTATCACCTACCCCAGCTGCTCCCCCTGGAGGTGGACAACCCGCTTCGTTCCGACTGGTAGGTGCATCAGTTGCTATGGGAGATGAGACTAGCGACGATGAGACCTCACCCCCGCCGCAGTATCCAGAATCAAATCCATCCATAGGGGCACCAACTGTCGCCAAAGTAAAGCGCCGTTCAATTTTCCCTAAAGACCGCGGTGCTGCCTCGAAGAAGAGTCGCCGCGTGAGCATGACAGACTCGACCATGACTGTGAGCCCCACGATCATGACATGGGTCATCAGCGCCGGGGTTGTCGTTCTATTCTCCGCAATCAGCTTTTCAGCAGGATACATGATAGGCCGTGAGGTCGGGCAAGCTGAGGTTGGAATGATGGGAGATGGTGTTCCCGACCCTCGCCCCTCAGCAGCGTGTGGCCAGGAAGCGGTCCGCGGCGGACTCCGAAAACTGCGCTGGGGATCTGCGGCTGCGGGATCTGCTAGCCTTGCATCAATGTAATGTTTCATGATGAATGGCGAAGATGATGTTAACGAATTACGATCTCAATATAGGAGGATGTGCCGCTCAGTCTGACCGTGGATGCGTGTGCCGTAATATCCTAATATTTCTCTGTTTGATTCATATTCTACTCCCATCTCATTGACTGGTTGTCATTGGGCTTCGGTTGATATATGCCGGGAGATCTCACGACCTGCTGACAGTCAAAAATCGGCGCATCTTTATGGATTACGCAAGTGGCGTCTGTTTTGGAGGAACGGAGTGTCGGTTCTGAGCCCATTTAGGGCTCTTCTGATGGGTTCTTTATGATTTCTTATGACGCCCAATCTATACCCTCTTTTTCTCAACCTATCTTTTATACGTCGAATGAATGACTCTCCAACAAAATTGGGCTCAGTCGACATCCACATCTCCTTGTAGTATCTCGAGCCATATTTCAAGCAGTGTCCCATGCATTTCCCCACGCATTCAACAGAATGAACAAGTCTCACCTCTCACCATCACACAACGTGTAGTCAGCGGCAACTCCCTCAGCAGTGTTACCGGTCCAGATCTCGACTGTGCCTCCTTATGATGCACTTCCTCTGTCGAAGTTCTCCAGCCAAGTCGGACTCGTTCCTGGAAATCCCATTGGAtcaggagatgactggccCAAGTCAATGTTGATGTTAGTTAGGGTGTGCTGTGGACCGCTATTTTCTTAGCGCTCCCTAATTTAACCCTCAGAGGACCATGGCGCATCTAGAATTGAGTTTGTACCAGACAGGCTTCCACGGGATCAACCACGCTAGCAAGCGCATGATCGAGGATCTCATTTGGACTTCTTGTTCAGGGACACCTTGGACCTGTGAGTGCGACCACTCTCAAAAAGGGAGCATAGTTAGGTCAAACCCCGGTGTAGAAATCGCTCTGATAGACTGACTTGGGTGAGGTGATTTGAATGTCATTTGTAGAAGGCTTATGCGAGAGAGAACCAAGCAAATTAAAGCATGGATTTACGTTCTGCACGTTGAGAGCAAGGTGGATCGTCAGCAGGAGTAGCCAATAGCAGTTGTCTTCCCCACTGGATTGCGTAGTGATCCGCTGCACATGGAGGTTAATAGCCAAAATGGGTTACACAGCTACCATCCCGGCCCCttggttcctttttttttagagcACCATCAGGAATCTCCGCTGTCCCTGATGGATGCAATCAAAATTCTACTTGCCTCTGagacttcttcttcggatATTTAATAATCCGGCGGGGAGGTGTCCAAAGTCCCCGCCTTTCCGGGCCGTTGGGTTCCTACCAATGCCGGCTGTACTTGCCTAAAATGGACGATGCCTGGGCTGATAACAAATCAGCGATGCTATAATCTGAGACGTTGGGGGGTTGAGTTCGGTGAGAAATTGTTCTTATACAATTGGCTTCGgatctttccatctttcaCCTTATCCTACTCTGACACCTCAATTTTAGCGGCTATTCAATATGTTCTTTCAAAGCGTTCATGAGGAGAAAGACAAAGAGGTCTTGCTCCATTTCATCCGGCAAAACCCACTCGGGATTTTGATCACCGGTATGAACTCTTCCCAGCAAGATTTCCTACAATGCACCCATGCCCCATTTGTGGTGGATTTCCCCGAGGAAACCGGCAAGGCGGAACCCTATCTCCGCGCCCACATCGCCAAGCAGAATCCGCAAGTCAAGACGATGATGGAGGTCGTCGATGACAAGCCGCCGAACGTTCTTGAACTGGACAACGACGTCCTTGTGCTCTTCAATGGCAAGCACGACCATTACGTGACTCCGAAATTCTATGTCGAGACCAAGCCAGAAACAGGGAAGGTTGTGCCCACATGGAACTACTCCGCCGTCCAAGCGTATGGCAAGATGTCGCTATACTACGATTCCAAAACACCCGAGACCGGCGCATTCCTCACCAAGCAGCTGCATGATCTTTCGCAACATGCCGAGACGTCAATCATGGGGTACACTGGTGGCGAGAAACCGCAGCCGTGGGATGTGTCCGAGGCGCCTGACTCGTATATTGATCTCCTGAAGAAGAACATCGTTGGGATTGAGATTCGAATTACCAAGCTTCAGGGGAAGTTTAAGATGAGCCAGGAACAGCGAGTTGGGGATCGTGAGGGTGTCATCCAGGGTTTCGCAAGGTTGGGAGGTGAGACCGGCAATGCGATTTCGAATTTGGTTAAAGAGCGTGGTGACCTGCGTGATGCGAAGAAATGAGACACTTGATGATCGATTAAAGATGTAGCACGGGATTGCTCATCTTTTAAAGTGATCTCCATGGAAATTACTAGTAGATCGCAAACCTACCGTGTACATTGTATGTGCTGGCCCTAGACTGAGATTCACTTCCCCTCGAAGATGGGTGCATAttgaaaaaaggaaaaaaaaacagattttttttaagaAGGAATTCTAGTGTATTGGCCGTAGCTAGCAGTCTTAATTAAGGACAGGGCTCGGAGTAGCCGATGTGTTTAACCGATCTCCATCAGCCAATGTACAAGGATCCGACCACCAACTCAAGAGAACCCCAGTTACTGGGGGGTGGATCCGTTCATCGTGGGGATCAGGATCCGGCCGAGAATGACAGTGCTTCGTGCCGTACCCTGATCCGCAACCCAAGCCCCGTAAGCTGAGCACGGAAACGAACGTAAACAGCCAAGAAATGCCAGAGTATCTAAATGTTGTAACCCGAGGGACCCCCTCTGTGTTCATGGTTGGTACATGTTCTATATTAAGCTTATCTCGTTTCCTAAATTAATGACCAAGTAGTTGCCACACCGATAACTAGATAATACCCCTAAATAGGGACAAAGGCCTATGTCGGAGATTGAGGATTCGCATAGGTTTTGTTCAAAGATTAGACATGATAAGGGAGGACTATGCAGAGCTAAATATTAGTCAAAAGGATTGATTTTCTGATTGTAGTGGGGTTTAGTCTTCTCCACAGAGAAATCCGAGCTCTCGTGATCCCATCAAATTCTATAGATCGAAAATTAGGGCTTGTGCAGCTTATTATGCGAGCTTCTATTGGCCACTTGACCCGATTGGCGGTTGAAGCATGCCCCCCACGGACGACGGATTGTCTGCCCGAGTAGAGGTTGGGTTTGACAGCGCTTGGCCCGATAACCCACCTCTGCGTTAAATCCCCCGCCTTGTAGAACGGGTTGTAGTACGGATTGTAGTGCTGTGGTGGCGGGTTGGCGGgttcaatttcttttttcggAAGTTCAACCCGCCTGGCGATGGGTTGCCCTACCAAACTAGAATCAGGCCGTTCATATGACCGGGGTATACACATGGCTACCAGTCCGATATCAAATTGTTGCAGGGCATATAAAGAGGTCTTTCTGATCACCAGTAGAGTATCAAACATTCGAAGACAATTTCCATTGTACCTTCTTCATCATGACTTCGATGTTCAACTACTTTGGCTTCAATGCCGCTACCCCCAAGAAAGATACCAAGCCTTCCCCTGTTCGTGCCTTGCCTGCATCATGGTACACTTCACCAGAGATGTATGAACTGGAGCGCCGAGCCATTTTCTCAAAGAGATGGCTCTTTATCACCCACAGCATGCGGTTGAAGAAGACCGGTGACTGGCTTCGTTATGAGCTTGCAGGGTTCGATTTCATTATTACTCGCGACCGAGAGGGCAAGATAAACGCATTCCACAACGTGTGCAGACACCGTGCGTACCCGGTCGTTGAGAAAGAGGGTTCCGGAAATTCCCAAATCCTCGCTTGTCGATACCACGGCTGGTCCTACGGACTCAATGGCAAACTCGCCAAAGCTGCAAAATACCAAGAGCTGAGCAACTTCGACAAGGAACAGAACGGACTGTACAAAATCCACCTCAAGGTTGACGTCAATGGCTTCATCTGGATCAACATGGATGCGAATGAAGTCCCCGAGGTATCCTGGGAGGAACACTTCCGCGACGTCGACAAGCAAGAACGCTACAAAGCCTACAACTTCGAAGACTATGATCTTGACCACACCTATGCGCTTCAGGGCGACTATAACTGGAAGATTCTGGCGGACAACTTCAACGAATGTTACCACTGCCCTACGACCCACGCCGATATCCCTGAATTCCTCAACCTCGAATCTTTCGATAGCGATCTCAAAGATGGACACATTCAACACCACTGCGAATCCACGCCAGAGCAAATCCAGAAGGGTCTTTACACTGCCAGCACCTATTACTTCCCCATGTCTGCCATGGTTGTCTCGTAAGTGTTCCAACTCTGTGCCGTCTTAAAGAAAACTTCCGCTAACGTCGACAGGCCTCATTTCATTATGATCCAGAAGTTCCTCCCCTCCAGCGCAAAGAGCTCCCAGATGGCCTATGAAGTCTACCGAAACCGAAACTCTTCCGATGCCGACTTTAAGCTTATCAGTGAGATGTACGCGCGCGTCATGGGAGAAGACAAAATCCTCTGTAACAACGCACAGAAGAACCTCGACCGAAATGTCTTCACAAGTGGTGAGCTTCACCCCAGGTGGGAGAAGGCGCCGT
Protein-coding sequences here:
- a CDS encoding Glycosyl hydrolases 28 family protein, producing MQPNRCDLLGSVREPRAAASRMTRDGHQLLRDNGQPQQPCAAPMRSEDSWIDVSSPPSSSSFSSTATNEDIITTGLQVEYGEAGAYRRRTRRRCLQHLAAITTAQLDYASRDASQASSSQEEYEESESESDHVLSSSNEDVIRPKLPAALSARSAPLSSCSDAASSDDEDDTSTALGMGISPSPFVPQPNIFTHPPATSEPGWPARRLQPSVPSTSTRRATSRRESYNSPRSSQRTHFNHSPYNMVSPSHHADHDAALRASLSTLLSCAAAARGLPKNDNRLSPTPAAPPGGGQPASFRLYPESNPSIGAPTVAKVKRRSIFPKDRGAASKKSRRVSMTDSTMTVSPTIMTWVISAGVVVLFSAISFSAGYMIGREVGQAEVGMMGDGVPDPRPSAACGQEAVRGGLRKLRWGSAAAGSASLASM
- a CDS encoding Negative transcriptional regulator yields the protein MFFQSVHEEKDKEVLLHFIRQNPLGILITGMNSSQQDFLQCTHAPFVVDFPEETGKAEPYLRAHIAKQNPQVKTMMEVVDDKPPNVLELDNDVLVLFNGKHDHYVTPKFYVETKPETGKVVPTWNYSAVQAYGKMSLYYDSKTPETGAFLTKQLHDLSQHAETSIMGYTGGEKPQPWDVSEAPDSYIDLLKKNIVGIEIRITKLQGKFKMSQEQRVGDREGVIQGFARLGGETGNAISNLVKERGDLRDAKK
- a CDS encoding naphthalene dioxygenase — its product is MTSMFNYFGFNAATPKKDTKPSPVRALPASWYTSPEMYELERRAIFSKRWLFITHSMRLKKTGDWLRYELAGFDFIITRDREGKINAFHNVCRHRAYPVVEKEGSGNSQILACRYHGWSYGLNGKLAKAAKYQELSNFDKEQNGLYKIHLKVDVNGFIWINMDANEVPEVSWEEHFRDVDKQERYKAYNFEDYDLDHTYALQGDYNWKILADNFNECYHCPTTHADIPEFLNLESFDSDLKDGHIQHHCESTPEQIQKGLYTASTYYFPMSAMVVSPHFIMIQKFLPSSAKSSQMAYEVYRNRNSSDADFKLISEMYARVMGEDKILCNNAQKNLDRNVFTSGELHPRWEKAPLFFQSTVRDVITEHFEREKAAGREIWPAKPKVTCNANLNEKDEQICAALACGAQKEVLAW